The following proteins are co-located in the Spea bombifrons isolate aSpeBom1 chromosome 3, aSpeBom1.2.pri, whole genome shotgun sequence genome:
- the MTARC2 gene encoding mitochondrial amidoxime reducing component 2 has protein sequence MESVSRTRAVLLLAAGFGAAVGVTWFFVSRRKRRLVKVGEVSQLFVYPVKSCKGTPLKEAKCKAFGLENGNLRDRHWLVVKEDKVCVTGRQEPRLVLMTASCDDTHLTLCAPDMDELHVPLKLSASNETFTCKIHGNTVTGRDCGDQASRWITSFLKSRETYRLVQFEETMKPRNPKNEYETYTENDTVAYPDLSPLLLLSEASVDDLNTRLEKKVSVRNFRPNIVVSGCAPFDEDTWKKIQIGSRVTLKQVMPCPRCIFTTVDPDTGIIDMKEPLTTLRSYRQYEGPHKKVYKSNPLFGQFVRIEKTGVIKVGDPVYQVI, from the exons ATGGAGAGCGTATCTCGGACACGCGCTGTCCTGCTCTTAGCAGCCGGCTTTGGAGCAGCCGTAGGAGTCACTTGGTTCTTTGTCAGCCGGAGGAAGCGGCGGCTCGTGAAGGTGGGAGAAGTATCGCAGCTTTTCGTGTACCCCGTCAAGTCCTGCAAAGGAACCCCCCTGAAAGAAGCAAAATGCAAAGCGTTTGGCTTGGAGAACGGCAACCTCAGAGACAG ACATTGGCTCGTTGTAAAGGAGGACAAAGTGTGTGTTACGGGCCGCCAAGAACCCCGCCTGGTACTGATGACGGCGTCCTGCGACGATACCCATTTAACTCTTTGCGCTCCTGATATGGACGAGCTACACGTTCCTCTAAAACTCTCCGCCAGCAACGAAACGTTCACCTGCAA AATTCATGGCAATACGGTCACGGGAAGGGATTGTGGAGATCAAGCTTCTCGGTGGATCACTAGCTTTCTGAAGAGCAGAGAGACTTATCGCCTGGTGCAGTTTGAAGAAACAATGAAGCCAAGGAACCCAAAGAATGAGTATGAAACCTACACAGAGAATGATACG GTGGCGTATCCAGACCTGAGTCCTCTTCTTCTGTTGTCGGAAGCCTCAGTTGATGATTTAAACACCAGACTTGAGAAGAAGGTCTCTGTTCGCAATTTCCGCCCTAACATTGTGGTGTCAGGGTGTGCACCGTTTGATGAG GACACCTGGAAAAAAATTCAGATCGGCAGTCGTGTGACCTTGAAGCAAGTTATGCCCTGCCCAAG ATGTATATTCACCACCGTGGATCCTGACACTGGAATCATTGATATGAAGGAGCCACTGACCACGCTACGCAG TTATCGCCAATACGAAGGCCCACACAAGAAAGTGTATAAGTCAAATCCTTTGTTTGGACAGTTTGTAAGGATTGAAAAAACAGGTGTCATCAAAGTTGGTGACCCGGTGTACCAGGTCATTTAG
- the C3H1orf115 gene encoding required for drug-induced death protein 1: MRKGRMAGGSKLRGKKKNKYGKLPPEEDQGTPLQERDRVSSPQQEPSEQPTQCKAPKGKKKRSRKKVHLSPLPDRYDPLEEGVEEAESKEDKKYKRKQKVKKYAKNMGKAVRTGCRYLLIGIQGLANAYIAPFGVSSVVISSMTR, translated from the exons ATGAGAAAAGGCAGAATGGCTGGGGGCTCCAAGCTCAGaggcaaaaagaaaaacaagtatGGAAAGCTGCCCCCAGAGGAAGACCAAGGGACCCCATTACAGGAGAGGGACAGGGTGAGCAGCCCACAGCAGGAGCCCTCTGAGCAGCCAACGCAGTGCAAAGCTCCCAAGGGCAAGAAAAAGAGGAGCAGAAAGAAGGTGCACCTGTCCCCCCTGCCTGACAGGTATGACCCCCTGGAGGAGGGAGTGGAGGAGGCTGAGAGCAAGGAGGACAAGAAATACAAGAGGAAGCAGAAAGTGAAGAAGTATGCCAAG aaTATGGGCAAAGCTGTCCGGACCGGGTGCCGCTACCTGCTGATTGGAATTCAGGGTTTGGCAAATGCATATATAGCCCCGTTTGGGGTTTCTTCTGTTGTGATATCATCGATGACTCGTTAA